A stretch of Miscanthus floridulus cultivar M001 chromosome 13, ASM1932011v1, whole genome shotgun sequence DNA encodes these proteins:
- the LOC136499198 gene encoding glycosyltransferase BC10-like: MWGGDSNAKQMLKSRGGAGGVGVPAVGDEESDYFPPTPRKDYWWSTGLLKLVTATVIFMGGVVLGLSVSGSVARYYYNASHAELFFPATTYGCDPRDRDCGMGLAFRAFVHPPRLAHSMTDDELFWRASLVPRAEEFPFQRVPKVAFLFMVRGPIPFVPLWDKFFRGHQGLYSVYVHTVPDYKLNVSKSSAFYGRQIPSEEVSWGSITLVDAEKRLLANALLDFSNERFVLLSESCIPVFNFPTVYEYLINSAHSFVESYNIDTPQCAGRYNRRMAPHIMAHQWRKGSEWFELNRELAVQIVADYKYYSIFRKHCRPSCYPDEHYIPTYLHLFHGPLSANRTVTWVDWSRGGPHPASYGAADITEEFIQAIRNNGTQCFYNSKPTSVCYLFARKFAPNALGRLMNMTSTVLDF, encoded by the exons ATGTGGGGCGGCGACTCCAACGCCAAGCAGATGCTCAAGTCCcgcggcggcgcggggggcgTTGGCGTCCCCGCAGTGGGGGATGAGGAATCGGACTACTTCCCGCCGACCCCGCGCAAGGACTACTGGTGGTCCACGGGGCTGCTCAAGCTCGTCACCGCCACCGTCATCTTCATGGGCGGCGTCGTGCTGGGGCTCTCCGTCAGCGGCAGCGTCGCGCGCTACTACTACAACGCCTCCCACGCCGAGCTCTTCTTCCCGGCCACCACCTACGGCTGCGACCCGCGGGACCGGGACTGCGGGATGGGCCTCGCCTTCAGGGCCTTCGTCCACCCGCCCCGCCTCGCGCACTCCATGACCGACGACGAGCTCTTCTGGCGGGCTTCGCTCGTGCCCAGGGCCGAAGAGTTCCCGTTCCAGCGCGTGCCCAAGGTCGCCTTCCTCTTCATGGTGCGCGGGCCCATCCCCTTCGTGCCGCTCTGGGACAAGTTCTTCCGCGGGCACCAGGGGCTCTACTCCGTCTACGTCCACACCGTGCCGGACTACAAACTCAATGTCTCCAAGAGCTCCGCCTTCTACGGCAGACAGATCCCCAGCGAG GAGGTGTCTTGGGGATCAATAACCCTGGTGGATGCTGAGAAGCGCCTGCTGGCCAATGCCTTGCTGGATTTCTCAAATGAGCGCTTTGTGCTGCTCTCTGAGAGTTGCATTCCTGTGTTCAACTTCCCGACGGTCTACGAGTACCTCATCAACTCAGCACACAGTTTTGTTGAGTCCTACAACATCGACACCCCTCAATGTGCTGGCCGGTACAACCGTCGCATGGCTCCTCACATCATGGCACATCAATGGAGAAAAGGGTCAGAGTGGTTTGAGCTTAACCGTGAGTTGGCTGTCCAGATAGTAGCAGACTACAAGTACTACTCGATCTTCAGAAAGCATTGCAGGCCATCCTGTTATCCAGATGAGCATTACATACCGACTTATCTTCATTTGTTCCATGGGCCCCTCAGCGCCAACAGGACCGTCACATGGGTTGATTGGTCAAGAGGAGGCCCGCATCCAGCAAGTTATGGTGCTGCAGACATCACAGAAGAGTTCATCCAGGCCATCAGGAATAATGGAACACAATGCTTTTACAACTCGAAGCCCACCTCTGTCTGCTACCTCTTCGCGAGGAAGTTTGCTCCTAATGCTTTGGGACGGCTGATGAACATGACCTCGACCGTGTTGGACTTTTGA